In Caldilineales bacterium, one genomic interval encodes:
- a CDS encoding DUF4160 domain-containing protein — MPQVLQVRGYHFFFFSNEGQEPPHIHIKAGNNQAKFWLDPITLVANYGFRAHDLNDIERIIHQHKQLFLETWYEYFS, encoded by the coding sequence ATGCCTCAGGTTTTGCAGGTCCGTGGCTACCACTTTTTCTTCTTCAGCAACGAAGGCCAGGAACCGCCACACATCCATATCAAAGCAGGTAACAATCAGGCCAAGTTTTGGCTTGATCCAATTACCCTGGTGGCCAATTACGGTTTCAGAGCACATGACTTGAACGATATCGAACGCATCATCCACCAACACAAACAGTTGTTTTTGGAGACGTGGTATGAGTACTTTAGTTAA
- a CDS encoding DsbA family protein, producing the protein MSKQSNKTTGKSPSQPKPAQPAAPSSAPTSAPSAAASRRTARQQREAQRQRNRTIAYGVIAAGVILVIALIFWVNRPQPLDLKDVSTENPPNANGLAWGGPEGAKVVIKEYSDFQCPFCGRHAVNTMPLLIERYANNPNVRYEFHPYAFIGQESTDAAAAALCASDQNKFWPFHDTVFANQNGENLGAFSKANLKTIAQAVGLDMAQFNQCFDGGEKLQEVNRYKTEATQLGVQSTPTFYINGQEVKGAQPATSFNAIIDQALAGS; encoded by the coding sequence ATGTCCAAACAAAGCAACAAGACCACTGGCAAATCCCCATCTCAGCCCAAGCCGGCGCAACCGGCCGCACCGAGTAGCGCGCCCACTAGCGCTCCATCGGCCGCCGCCAGCCGCCGCACGGCCCGGCAACAGCGCGAGGCCCAGCGCCAACGCAATCGCACCATCGCCTATGGCGTCATCGCCGCCGGCGTCATCCTTGTCATCGCCCTCATCTTCTGGGTCAACCGGCCGCAGCCGCTCGACCTCAAGGATGTCAGCACCGAGAACCCGCCCAACGCTAACGGTCTGGCCTGGGGTGGGCCAGAGGGAGCGAAGGTGGTGATCAAAGAATACAGCGACTTCCAGTGCCCGTTCTGTGGCCGCCATGCCGTCAACACCATGCCGCTGCTGATCGAACGCTACGCCAACAACCCCAACGTGCGTTACGAATTCCATCCCTACGCCTTCATTGGTCAGGAATCGACCGATGCCGCCGCCGCCGCCCTCTGCGCCAGCGACCAGAACAAATTCTGGCCCTTCCACGACACCGTCTTCGCCAACCAGAACGGCGAGAACCTGGGCGCCTTCAGCAAAGCCAACCTGAAAACCATTGCCCAAGCCGTGGGGCTGGATATGGCACAGTTCAACCAGTGCTTCGACGGCGGCGAGAAATTGCAGGAAGTCAACCGCTACAAGACCGAAGCCACCCAGTTGGGCGTGCAATCGACGCCAACGTTCTACATCAACGGCCAGGAAGTCAAGGGCGCCCAACCGGCCACCAGCTTCAACGCCATCATCGACCAGGCCCTCGCCGGCTCATAA
- the vorB gene encoding 3-methyl-2-oxobutanoate dehydrogenase subunit VorB yields MAKELWKGNEALAEAALRAGCEAFFGYPITPQTELLEYMARRMPALDRAFLQAESEIGAINMVYGAACTGARAMTSSSSPGVSLMQEGMSYIAASEVPAVIVDIMRGGPGLGNIQPSQGDYFQMVKSAGHGDYHAIVLAPATVQEAVDLMYESFDLAFKYRHIVTLLGDGSLGQMMEPVEMPPFQPIGGERPGWALSGAAGRSNRVITSLYLSAEKLEALNLKLQEKLTVIAANEVRYAEYETDDAELLIVAFGTVGRIAQSAVRQARATGMKVGLFRPISLWPFPQARLDALAGRVKGVLVVEMNAGQMLEDVRAIVKDRAPVHFLGRMGGVIPLPDDILPALNTLSSLVRGRNGHQPERIVI; encoded by the coding sequence ATGGCCAAAGAACTTTGGAAGGGGAACGAAGCCCTGGCCGAGGCGGCCTTGCGCGCCGGCTGTGAGGCCTTCTTCGGCTACCCCATCACCCCGCAAACCGAATTGCTGGAGTATATGGCGCGGCGGATGCCGGCGCTGGATCGGGCCTTTCTGCAAGCCGAGAGCGAGATCGGCGCCATCAACATGGTCTATGGCGCGGCCTGCACCGGCGCCCGGGCCATGACCTCCTCCTCCTCGCCGGGCGTCAGCCTGATGCAGGAGGGGATGAGCTATATCGCCGCCAGCGAGGTGCCTGCCGTCATCGTCGACATCATGCGCGGCGGCCCCGGCCTGGGCAACATCCAGCCCAGCCAGGGCGACTACTTTCAGATGGTGAAATCGGCCGGCCACGGCGACTACCATGCCATCGTCCTCGCCCCCGCCACCGTCCAGGAAGCCGTGGACCTGATGTACGAATCCTTCGACCTGGCCTTCAAGTATCGCCACATCGTCACCCTGTTGGGCGATGGCAGCCTGGGCCAGATGATGGAGCCGGTGGAGATGCCGCCCTTCCAGCCAATCGGCGGCGAGCGTCCGGGGTGGGCGCTGAGCGGGGCGGCCGGGCGCAGCAACCGGGTCATCACCTCGCTCTATCTCAGCGCCGAGAAGTTGGAGGCCCTGAACCTGAAATTGCAGGAGAAGCTGACCGTCATCGCCGCCAACGAAGTGCGCTATGCTGAGTATGAGACCGACGACGCCGAGCTGCTGATCGTCGCCTTTGGCACGGTCGGGCGCATCGCCCAATCGGCCGTGCGCCAGGCGCGGGCCACCGGGATGAAGGTGGGGCTGTTCCGGCCGATCTCGCTCTGGCCCTTCCCCCAGGCCCGGCTCGACGCCCTGGCCGGGCGGGTCAAGGGGGTGCTGGTGGTGGAGATGAACGCCGGGCAGATGCTGGAGGATGTGCGGGCCATCGTCAAAGACCGGGCGCCCGTGCACTTCCTGGGCCGGATGGGGGGCGTCATCCCCCTGCCCGACGACATCCTGCCGGCGCTGAACACGCTCAGTAGCCTGGTGCGAGGCCGCAACGGCCACCAGCCCGAGCGCATCGTGATCTGA
- a CDS encoding 2-oxoacid:acceptor oxidoreductase family protein, which produces MEKSIIISGFGGQGALFAGQLLTYAANDAGLYVTWIPSYGPEMRGGTAHCTVVVGDEPIGSPLVRNPDLALAMNLPSADKYEPLVKPNGLLVANSSFVKRPVQRHDIDAILIPANDIAEQHGHLRLANVTMLGALLAATELLPLAAIERALAAHLPERHRALLPANQAALQAGAAFVMALFPAGDLVPA; this is translated from the coding sequence ATGGAAAAATCAATCATCATCTCCGGTTTTGGCGGGCAGGGGGCCTTGTTCGCCGGGCAGCTCTTGACCTACGCCGCCAATGACGCGGGGCTGTACGTCACCTGGATACCGTCCTATGGCCCCGAAATGCGCGGGGGCACGGCCCATTGCACGGTGGTGGTCGGCGACGAGCCGATCGGCTCGCCCCTGGTGCGGAACCCCGACCTGGCCCTGGCCATGAACCTGCCCTCGGCGGACAAGTACGAGCCGCTGGTGAAGCCCAACGGTCTGCTGGTGGCCAACAGCTCCTTCGTCAAGCGCCCTGTCCAGCGCCATGACATCGATGCTATCCTCATCCCGGCCAACGACATCGCCGAACAGCACGGCCATCTGCGGCTGGCCAATGTGACCATGTTGGGGGCGCTGCTGGCCGCGACCGAGTTGCTGCCGCTGGCGGCCATCGAGCGGGCGCTGGCAGCGCACCTGCCGGAGCGGCATCGGGCGCTGTTGCCCGCCAACCAGGCCGCCTTGCAGGCGGGCGCCGCCTTTGTCATGGCCCTGTTCCCGGCCGGCGATCTCGTCCCGGCCTGA
- a CDS encoding tRNA uridine(34) 5-carboxymethylaminomethyl modification radical SAM/GNAT enzyme Elp3, whose product MPTLTLSKWSTQAGGVLDVDTDEGELLDFLGRLRALPQLSPDSYLDAVNAFARQSGRHFSKAELVHGYRQLVTAGKIEPDRRLEQGLRLKPVRTSSGVAPVTVLTKPYACPGECIFCPTFVSMPKSYVPDEPGSLRALQNEFDPFRQTSSRLHSFRQVGHSTDKVELLILGGTWSAYPRDYQSWFVQRCLDAMNGCDSVSLAEAQRLNENAGQRNVGLVIETRPDAISPREVLHLRRLGVTKVQLGLQSLDDRILALNKRGHTAAEMRQAVRLLRGAGFKIVLHWMANLYGDTLESDYEDFQRLWSDPAIRPDELKIYPNSLLKETELYGYYERGLYLPYEEADLVALIARCKPHVPPYCRINRVFRDIPSPNIVAGNKKTNLRQLVQEHMRQRGMVCRCLRCREVRGQEVAFEQLRLDVLSYDTDINRELFLSFVTPDDKVAGFLRLSLPNSPGVVPIPEIQGAAMIRELHVYGPALGLGSDSAGEAQHLGLGRRLVEHARDLARAAGYPALAVISAIGTRGYYRRLGFEMGELYMVQTLR is encoded by the coding sequence ATGCCTACGCTCACCCTTTCCAAATGGTCCACCCAGGCGGGCGGCGTGCTCGATGTCGATACCGACGAAGGCGAGTTGCTCGATTTCCTGGGCCGGCTGCGCGCCCTGCCCCAGCTCTCCCCCGATAGCTATCTGGATGCGGTCAACGCCTTTGCCCGCCAGAGCGGCCGGCACTTCAGCAAGGCCGAGTTGGTGCACGGCTACCGGCAGTTGGTGACCGCCGGCAAGATCGAGCCAGACCGACGGTTGGAACAGGGGCTGCGGCTGAAACCGGTGCGCACCAGTTCGGGCGTGGCCCCGGTGACGGTGCTGACCAAGCCCTATGCCTGCCCCGGCGAGTGCATCTTCTGCCCGACCTTCGTCAGCATGCCCAAGAGCTATGTGCCCGACGAACCCGGCTCGTTGCGCGCTCTGCAGAACGAATTCGACCCTTTTCGCCAGACCAGCAGCCGTCTGCACAGCTTCAGGCAGGTGGGGCACAGCACCGACAAGGTGGAGCTACTGATCCTGGGCGGGACCTGGTCGGCTTATCCCCGCGACTACCAGAGCTGGTTTGTGCAGCGCTGCCTGGATGCGATGAACGGTTGCGATTCGGTCTCGCTGGCCGAGGCGCAGCGGCTGAACGAGAACGCCGGCCAGCGCAATGTCGGCCTGGTGATCGAGACCCGGCCCGACGCCATCAGCCCGCGCGAAGTGCTGCACCTGCGGCGGCTGGGCGTGACCAAGGTGCAACTGGGCTTGCAGAGCCTGGACGACCGCATCCTGGCCCTGAACAAGCGCGGGCACACCGCAGCCGAGATGCGCCAGGCGGTGCGGCTGCTGCGCGGGGCCGGCTTCAAGATCGTGCTGCACTGGATGGCCAACCTCTACGGCGACACGCTCGAATCGGACTATGAGGATTTCCAGCGGCTGTGGAGCGACCCCGCCATCCGCCCGGACGAACTAAAGATTTACCCCAACTCGCTGCTGAAAGAGACCGAATTGTACGGTTATTATGAGCGCGGGCTATACCTGCCCTACGAGGAAGCCGACCTGGTGGCGCTGATCGCCCGCTGCAAGCCGCATGTCCCGCCCTACTGCCGTATCAACCGCGTCTTCCGCGACATCCCCTCGCCCAATATCGTGGCCGGGAACAAGAAGACCAACCTGCGCCAGCTTGTGCAGGAGCACATGCGCCAGCGGGGGATGGTCTGCCGGTGCTTGCGCTGCCGCGAGGTGCGGGGCCAGGAGGTGGCGTTCGAGCAGTTGCGGCTGGACGTGCTCAGCTACGATACCGACATCAACCGCGAGCTTTTTCTCAGTTTCGTCACGCCGGATGACAAAGTCGCCGGTTTCCTGCGCCTCTCGCTGCCCAACTCGCCCGGCGTTGTACCCATCCCCGAGATCCAGGGGGCGGCGATGATCCGCGAGCTGCACGTTTATGGGCCGGCGCTGGGGTTGGGGAGCGATAGCGCCGGCGAAGCGCAGCACCTGGGGCTGGGCCGCCGCCTGGTCGAGCACGCCCGCGACCTGGCCCGCGCGGCCGGTTATCCCGCCCTGGCCGTCATCTCCGCCATTGGCACACGAGGATACTATCGCCGCTTAGGGTTCGAGATGGGGGAACTGTATATGGTGCAGACGTTGCGTTAG
- a CDS encoding DUF2442 domain-containing protein, protein MKFQRAFVPSLALAKAVTFDDALMHVALTDGRTISVPLIWFPLLFQATREQRQRYEIGGGGISLHWPEIDEDLSVANLMAGADRSSA, encoded by the coding sequence ATGAAGTTCCAGCGAGCCTTCGTACCCTCGCTTGCTCTGGCCAAAGCCGTTACTTTCGACGATGCGCTGATGCATGTTGCATTGACTGATGGGCGCACTATTAGCGTCCCGCTGATTTGGTTTCCGTTGCTTTTCCAAGCCACAAGAGAGCAACGCCAGCGCTATGAAATTGGCGGCGGGGGCATAAGCCTGCATTGGCCTGAAATCGATGAAGACTTGTCAGTGGCCAACTTGATGGCTGGCGCTGATCGATCCTCAGCCTGA
- a CDS encoding 4Fe-4S dicluster domain-containing protein — protein sequence MPARGTVLIDRNRCKGCELCVHYCPQGVLQLEDAYNARGYRPVALVERDHPCTGCAVCAVVCPDVVFTVFRFPQPGRGPAAERTVARAA from the coding sequence ATGCCAGCAAGAGGCACTGTTCTAATCGACCGCAATCGCTGCAAGGGCTGCGAACTATGCGTACATTACTGTCCGCAGGGGGTGTTGCAGCTGGAGGATGCCTATAACGCCCGCGGCTACCGGCCGGTGGCGCTGGTCGAGCGCGACCACCCATGCACGGGCTGCGCCGTCTGCGCGGTGGTCTGCCCGGACGTGGTCTTCACCGTCTTTCGCTTTCCCCAGCCCGGGCGCGGCCCGGCCGCCGAGCGCACCGTCGCCCGCGCCGCCTGA
- a CDS encoding alpha/beta fold hydrolase, with the protein MKHKLRGFKRSAITLDYDLYRVEAAIPGVVGDKLSVIDIWPDGVDRTILFVHGYLGCADTWEHQINHFANRYRVVAPDLRGHGQSDAPSTQYTMPELVADLHSISKQLKLPEKFVLVGHSFGGSVCTEYAIAHPEQLERLVLIATAGEYPLPRILSLIYRLPAAFFRLWWQYRPRWNAEVIAFKRMMTNNLMRWHGWPLLQKISVPTLVITGERDNYFPRRVYEQVGSAVPGAEVVDVGASKHKVQLERHQAVNRAIERFIETDPQRGSWRGQATAVAEPDLLQRRPWLGAYHPKTPRTVPIPRQPLYEFLESAADWLPRRPATVFLGAKITYQQLQRQTNQFAHVLHGLGLRPGGRVMVVLPDMPQFIIAYYGALRTGGVVVLPNPDADADQVAHVARATGAEILVTLAEFRGMAATVRAQSGVREVLLADIANVLSSGAYQKLMARWRIAATPKADASADAESERDDQHTHDLAQMIEDAPFGPPVYQAHSKDLAAILYTSGTSDEPKGVCLTHANLVANTMQTRHWFPELQYGRDTFLSVIPMLHSYGMTTAMNLPIALGASMVVLPVFDLNLVLECIRDHAPTVFPGVPAMYAAINQAPGVRDYGLSAIKACLSGSAPLPVEVQETFEKLTQGNLVEGYGLTEASPVTHANPLSGARRSGSIGVPLPNTDAKIVDLASGRDLAPGQLGELIVRGPQVMQGYWQDEAANADALKDGWLHTGDVAVMDADGFFHILGRKREAILTGAFSVYPRDVEEVLYENSKVQEVAVVGVPAAESGQRVKAFIVPRPGAQLNKDELLDLCRRRLEPYAVPWEIEFRQELPKNFVGKVVRRMLVEEAK; encoded by the coding sequence ATGAAGCACAAATTGCGTGGTTTCAAGCGCAGCGCCATCACCCTCGACTACGACCTCTACCGGGTCGAAGCCGCGATCCCTGGCGTCGTCGGCGACAAACTCAGTGTCATCGACATCTGGCCGGACGGCGTCGATCGCACGATCCTGTTCGTCCACGGCTATCTGGGCTGCGCCGACACCTGGGAGCACCAGATCAACCACTTCGCCAACCGCTACCGCGTGGTCGCGCCCGACCTGCGCGGCCACGGCCAAAGCGACGCTCCCTCCACGCAATACACCATGCCCGAACTGGTGGCCGACCTGCACAGCATCAGCAAACAACTCAAGCTGCCGGAGAAATTCGTGCTGGTGGGGCATTCGTTCGGCGGCTCGGTCTGCACCGAATACGCCATCGCCCACCCCGAACAGTTGGAGCGGCTCGTCCTCATCGCCACCGCCGGCGAATACCCCCTCCCCCGCATCCTCTCGCTCATCTACCGCCTGCCGGCCGCCTTCTTCCGGCTGTGGTGGCAATATCGCCCCCGCTGGAACGCCGAAGTCATCGCCTTCAAACGCATGATGACCAACAACCTCATGCGCTGGCACGGCTGGCCACTGCTGCAAAAGATCAGCGTCCCCACCCTCGTCATCACCGGCGAGCGCGACAACTACTTCCCTCGTCGCGTCTACGAACAGGTGGGCAGCGCCGTGCCGGGGGCCGAGGTGGTGGATGTGGGCGCATCCAAACACAAAGTGCAGCTCGAACGCCACCAGGCCGTCAACCGCGCCATCGAACGCTTCATCGAGACCGACCCCCAGCGCGGGTCGTGGCGAGGCCAGGCCACTGCCGTAGCCGAACCTGATCTGCTGCAACGTCGGCCGTGGCTGGGCGCCTACCATCCCAAGACCCCCCGCACCGTGCCCATCCCCCGCCAGCCGCTCTACGAATTCCTGGAAAGCGCCGCCGATTGGCTGCCCCGCCGGCCGGCCACCGTCTTCCTCGGCGCCAAGATCACCTATCAGCAACTCCAGCGCCAGACCAACCAGTTCGCCCATGTCTTGCACGGGCTGGGGCTGCGACCGGGCGGCCGGGTGATGGTGGTGCTGCCGGATATGCCGCAGTTCATCATCGCCTACTACGGCGCCCTGCGCACCGGCGGCGTGGTCGTCCTCCCCAACCCCGACGCCGACGCCGACCAGGTGGCCCATGTCGCCCGCGCCACCGGGGCCGAGATCCTGGTCACACTGGCGGAGTTCAGAGGGATGGCGGCCACCGTGCGCGCCCAGAGCGGCGTGCGCGAGGTCTTGCTGGCCGACATCGCCAATGTCCTCTCGTCCGGCGCCTACCAAAAACTGATGGCGCGTTGGCGCATCGCCGCCACACCGAAAGCAGACGCCAGCGCGGACGCTGAATCGGAGCGGGATGACCAGCACACGCACGATCTGGCCCAGATGATCGAAGACGCCCCCTTTGGCCCGCCCGTCTATCAGGCCCACAGCAAAGACCTGGCCGCCATCCTCTACACCAGCGGCACCAGCGACGAACCCAAGGGCGTCTGCCTGACCCATGCCAACCTGGTGGCCAACACCATGCAGACCCGCCACTGGTTCCCCGAGCTGCAATATGGCCGCGACACCTTCCTCTCGGTTATCCCCATGCTGCACAGCTACGGCATGACCACAGCCATGAACCTGCCCATCGCCCTGGGCGCCAGCATGGTGGTGTTGCCCGTTTTCGACCTCAACCTGGTGCTGGAATGCATCCGCGACCACGCCCCAACGGTCTTCCCCGGCGTCCCGGCCATGTACGCCGCCATCAACCAGGCCCCCGGCGTGCGCGACTACGGGCTGTCAGCCATCAAAGCCTGTCTCAGCGGTTCGGCCCCCCTGCCGGTCGAGGTGCAGGAGACGTTCGAGAAACTCACGCAGGGGAATCTGGTCGAGGGCTACGGCCTGACCGAAGCCTCGCCCGTCACCCATGCCAACCCGCTCAGCGGCGCCCGGCGCTCTGGCTCGATCGGCGTGCCACTGCCCAACACCGACGCCAAGATCGTCGATCTGGCCAGCGGTCGCGACCTGGCGCCCGGCCAGCTGGGGGAATTGATCGTGCGCGGGCCGCAGGTGATGCAGGGATACTGGCAGGACGAAGCCGCCAACGCCGACGCCCTGAAGGACGGCTGGCTGCACACCGGCGACGTGGCGGTGATGGACGCCGACGGCTTCTTCCACATCCTGGGCCGCAAGCGCGAGGCCATCCTCACCGGGGCCTTCAGCGTCTATCCGCGCGATGTCGAAGAGGTGCTGTACGAGAACAGCAAGGTGCAGGAGGTGGCGGTGGTGGGCGTGCCCGCAGCCGAGAGCGGGCAGCGGGTGAAGGCCTTCATCGTCCCCCGCCCCGGCGCCCAACTGAACAAGGACGAACTACTCGACCTCTGCCGCCGCCGCCTGGAACCCTACGCCGTGCCCTGGGAGATCGAGTTCCGCCAGGAGCTGCCCAAGAATTTCGTCGGCAAGGTGGTGCGCAGGATGCTGGTGGAGGAGGCGAAGTAG
- a CDS encoding YfcE family phosphodiesterase produces MHQLMTKIAIFSDTHDNVWNLAAALEQARLRGAEALLHCGDLCAPFIVRQLAEGFAGPIHLVFGNNDGDGRLIHTVASKYSQVTHHGIYTELEIGGRRIAMIHYPEPALRIAQSGQFDLVCYGHDHKKYHALIGACHLANPGELMGKDSPATWGLYDGEADTFEWVMTGET; encoded by the coding sequence ATGCACCAGTTGATGACCAAGATCGCCATCTTCTCTGACACCCACGACAACGTCTGGAACCTGGCGGCGGCGCTGGAGCAGGCGCGGCTGCGAGGGGCGGAGGCGCTGCTGCACTGCGGCGACCTCTGCGCGCCGTTCATCGTCCGGCAGCTGGCCGAAGGCTTTGCCGGGCCGATCCACCTGGTCTTTGGCAACAACGATGGCGATGGCCGCCTGATCCATACCGTGGCCAGCAAGTACAGCCAGGTGACGCACCACGGCATCTATACCGAGCTAGAGATCGGCGGCCGCCGCATCGCCATGATCCACTACCCCGAGCCGGCGCTGCGCATCGCCCAGTCCGGCCAGTTCGACCTGGTGTGCTACGGCCACGACCACAAAAAATACCACGCCCTCATCGGCGCCTGTCATCTCGCCAACCCCGGCGAACTGATGGGCAAGGACAGCCCAGCGACCTGGGGGCTGTACGACGGCGAGGCGGATACGTTCGAGTGGGTGATGACGGGGGAGACATGA
- a CDS encoding alpha/beta hydrolase, whose protein sequence is MRFLSLITYLSAAASTLLLARPKNPPASVLLWLPRAYAQALAPVFAVIAFAGSLVGLFRRDWKLAAVGAVGAGVSASYLRTVSAYHNAFAAAFGDDWEQRLPEDLRPFTPFRRWRAPRWRPLRVGVPAARPQADIVYGRNPDGVPLLADLWQPAEDAARSGMGVIYIHGGAWKRGDKDMGTRTFFRRLAGQGHVIMDIAYTLGEGTPLEVMVGDVKRAILWLKAHAAEYGVDPDRIALIGGSAGGHLALVSAYTPNHAAFYPGPDDGDTAVCAVVAYYPPTDLQNIYEKTQTAYGHLLEAEQRDLRLKDKALFTTFDALGFLPDRPNGGRNNFIAHLLGGSPDDMPDAYALLSPIRLLGSHCPPTLLLQGTGDFFQFASTVRQLYADLQADGAPAVLIEYPHADHAFDLVLPQISPVAQAAIYDVERFLALIRVGRG, encoded by the coding sequence ATGCGCTTCCTCTCCCTGATCACCTACCTGTCCGCCGCCGCCAGCACCCTGCTGTTGGCGCGGCCCAAAAACCCGCCCGCCTCTGTGCTGCTGTGGCTGCCGCGAGCCTATGCCCAGGCCCTGGCCCCGGTCTTCGCCGTCATCGCCTTCGCCGGCAGCCTGGTCGGGCTGTTCCGCCGCGATTGGAAGCTGGCCGCGGTCGGAGCAGTGGGCGCGGGGGTGTCGGCCAGCTATCTGCGCACGGTCAGCGCCTATCACAATGCCTTCGCCGCTGCCTTTGGCGATGACTGGGAGCAACGCCTGCCCGAAGACCTGCGCCCGTTCACACCCTTCCGCCGCTGGCGCGCCCCGCGCTGGCGGCCGCTACGGGTGGGCGTGCCTGCCGCCCGCCCCCAGGCCGACATCGTCTACGGCCGCAACCCGGACGGCGTCCCGCTGCTGGCCGACCTCTGGCAGCCGGCTGAGGACGCGGCCCGCAGCGGGATGGGCGTCATCTACATCCACGGCGGGGCCTGGAAGCGCGGGGACAAGGACATGGGCACGCGCACTTTCTTCCGCCGGCTGGCCGGGCAGGGGCATGTGATCATGGACATCGCCTACACCCTGGGCGAGGGCACGCCGCTGGAAGTGATGGTGGGGGATGTCAAGCGCGCCATCCTCTGGCTGAAGGCCCATGCCGCCGAGTATGGCGTCGATCCCGACCGCATCGCCCTCATCGGCGGCTCGGCGGGCGGGCACCTGGCCCTGGTCTCGGCCTACACGCCCAACCATGCCGCCTTCTATCCCGGCCCCGATGATGGCGACACCGCCGTGTGCGCGGTGGTGGCCTACTATCCGCCCACCGACCTGCAGAACATCTACGAAAAGACGCAGACTGCCTACGGCCACTTGCTGGAGGCCGAGCAGCGCGACCTGCGGCTGAAAGACAAGGCGCTGTTCACCACCTTCGACGCTCTCGGCTTCCTGCCCGACCGGCCCAACGGCGGCCGCAACAACTTCATCGCCCATCTGCTGGGCGGTTCGCCCGACGATATGCCCGACGCCTACGCCCTGCTCTCGCCCATCCGTCTGCTGGGGTCGCACTGCCCGCCCACGCTGCTGCTGCAAGGCACCGGAGATTTCTTCCAGTTCGCCTCTACGGTGCGGCAACTCTATGCCGATTTGCAGGCGGACGGCGCCCCGGCCGTGTTGATCGAGTATCCCCACGCCGACCATGCCTTCGACCTGGTGCTGCCGCAGATCTCACCCGTGGCCCAGGCAGCGATCTACGATGTCGAACGCTTCCTGGCCTTGATCCGCGTAGGACGCGGATAG
- a CDS encoding 2-oxoglutarate oxidoreductase, whose product MQVVYRRPEALKDAQTHYCPGCTHGIIHRLVAEVIDELGVRERTIGVSPVGCAVFAYEYFNIDGCEAAHGRAPAMATGVKRALPDKIVFTYQGDGDLASIGTNEILHACARGEMLTVIFVNNGVYGMTGGQMAPTTLAGQVTTSSPFGRDIRLQGSPLHITEMLAMMPGVAFAARRSMHSVADIRKTKKAVEQAFQAQIKGLGLGIVEILSSCPTNWGVDPLTAMDWIHEHMVPVYPLGDFKVHEALGR is encoded by the coding sequence ATGCAGGTGGTGTATCGGCGCCCGGAAGCGCTGAAAGACGCTCAGACGCACTACTGCCCCGGCTGCACGCACGGCATCATCCACCGGCTGGTGGCCGAGGTCATCGACGAACTGGGGGTGCGCGAACGCACCATCGGCGTGTCGCCGGTGGGCTGCGCCGTGTTTGCTTACGAATACTTCAATATCGATGGCTGCGAAGCCGCGCACGGCCGCGCCCCGGCCATGGCTACGGGCGTCAAGCGCGCCCTGCCCGACAAGATCGTGTTCACCTACCAGGGCGACGGCGACCTGGCCTCGATTGGCACCAACGAAATCCTGCACGCCTGCGCCCGCGGCGAGATGCTGACCGTCATCTTCGTCAACAACGGCGTCTATGGCATGACCGGCGGCCAGATGGCCCCCACCACCCTTGCCGGCCAGGTGACGACCTCCTCGCCCTTTGGCCGCGACATCCGGCTGCAAGGCTCGCCCTTGCACATCACCGAGATGCTGGCGATGATGCCGGGCGTGGCCTTTGCCGCCCGTCGCTCGATGCATTCGGTGGCCGACATCCGCAAGACCAAGAAGGCCGTCGAGCAGGCGTTTCAGGCGCAAATCAAGGGCCTGGGCCTGGGCATCGTCGAGATCCTTAGCAGTTGCCCCACCAACTGGGGCGTGGACCCGCTCACGGCCATGGACTGGATCCACGAGCACATGGTGCCCGTCTATCCGCTGGGCGATTTCAAAGTGCATGAGGCGTTGGGGAGGTAG